In the Planctomycetaceae bacterium genome, AGTCGTTGTTGGACTGTCTGCCATCCTAACGGCCGGTGAGGTCGCAGGCTGCCAGCCTCGATCGAAAAAACGCGACTCGAAATTCAGGCAACGGATTGGTGCGATGGACAATCAGCCTCACGACGAAAACAGCCCTCAAACAAATCTTAAGCGGCGCCTCGGGCGCGGCCTGAACGCACTTCTTGGCAGCGGCGGCGAAATGGATGGCGGTCAGTCAGACACTGCCCATCTGCCAACCCCGGGTAATCACACGATTGCTTCGGACGAAATTGCCGTCGAACTGATTGAACGCAATCCATTTCAGCCGCGCCGCGATTTCGATCAGGCATCCATTGATGAACTCGCCGACAGTCTGCGAAGGCACGGTGTTCTTCAGCCGCTGCTTGTTCGCCCCAAGCCGAGCGGCGAAGCCGGTTATCAGATTGTCGCCGGCGAGCGTCGCTGGCGGGCAGCTCAGCAGGTTGGTCTGGACACAGTTCCATGCCGTGTCCTCGACTTTCAGGACCAGCAGGTTTCTGAAGCTGCACTTGAAGAGAATCTCAAGCGTCAGGACCTGAATGTTCTTGAGAAAGCGCAGGCTTTCAAAGCTTACCTGGACCGCTTTGGTGGAACGATCGAAGACCTTGGCCGACAGCTCAGCATGAATCGAGCAACGGTCAGCAACATGATGCGTTTGCTGGAATTGCCGGACACTGTTCAGATCATGCTTCGCGAAGACAAGCTTACCGGCGGGCACGCAAAAGCGCTGCTTCCGTTATCAGAGCAACAGCAGATCGAACTTGCACGGCAGATTGAACAGGAGCAACTCTCGGTTCGCAGGACCGAAGAGATTGTTCGCGAGATTCTGAAGTCGGGTGCCGCCGCACTTCCCTCAGATCAGAATGCAGCCCCGCCTGCCGAAAAGCCTCAACCGTCGAATCACGTCTTGTCTCTGCAGGACCATCTTCGTGAACAGTTGGGTGCCAGAATTGACATCAAACTGAAGAAGAATGATGCAGGACAAATCGTGATCCACTTCGGTGGCAACGACGATTTCGAACGCATTGTTGGGCAGTTGCGCAAAGCGGCATAAGCCGGAACAAGGCACACGAATGTGAACGACTCGTTCGTAATACCGCCTTCAGCAGAAGATGGTGAAACGGCCGTCGTCGCTCGCGTTGCATGCCTGTTTGGTGTGACGGCGGAGTCTGTCGTCGCCGCCTCCGGAGGATTCAGTGGCGCCGCCGTCTACTGCGTGCAAACCGCAGATAACCAGCGATACGCTCTGAAGCAGGTCCAGGACCCAAGTCCCCGGTCTCTGCAGAGACTCCGATGGCAGCACGAACTGATTAATAGTGCTGTAATGCTGAGATCAGTCCCTTTGCCTCAACCGCTATCCGCGGCGACCGGGGACATTCGGCTGCATTCTTCACATCTTGCTTTTGATTCCCTCAGCAGCACGCTCTGGACAGCCGAACCGTGGCTGCCGGGGTATCCGGCTGATGCTTCAGCAATCAGCGATCGGCATCTGACCAACGCTTCGCATGCTCTGAACGAGATCTACACGGCATTCTCTGACACAGTGCTCAGAACCGGAGGCAATGAGCGTTACCGGATTGAGTTCAATCGCTCAAACGCCCTGAAAACACGAATTGAGATCCTTCGTTCTTTACTGAACGGAGAACTTGAAGAGTTGCTGAAGACGATGGAAGCGGATCCGGACACGACATTCCGCCACCTCGCCCGAACCATTTGCGCCGCCCTGTCTCGGCACATCAGGCGACTCTACGAACAGTGTTGTGAATTGGCTGCCCGTGAGTTCCGCCTGCAGCCTGTGCTGAAAGATGTCTGGTCCGCCCATGTTCTTTTTACTGGATCGGACGTCACCGGCATCATTGACCTGGACGCCAGTGACACCGACAGCATTTGCTGTGACTTGTCGCGTCTTCAGCGTTCGTGGTTTGGATCAAACATCGGCAGAATTCAGAATTGGGTCGAGGTATTCAGCTCAATCCGGCCACTCGACAAACCTGAACGCCAACTGCTTTCCGCACTGGACGGGTGCACCGTCCTGCTAAGCCCGTTAAACTGGCTCCGTCGGCGACGCGACGACCTGAAAGCCACAGAAAACCAGAGGCTTCATCCGTTAGGAAGAAAGCTCAAGACTGTGAAAGAACCTGAGACACCAGGCAAGCTTCTCTCAACGCCTGCTCCGGGCTATCCGATTACAACAGCGTCGGCGAGAGATTCACTTTGTTCGTCAATGATAATTGATCGGCTCAAGCGACTGTCCGGTGTTGCAGAAGCGTACGAAAGCGTCGTTTTCTGACAAAGGCTTTGCCTGGTTACAGTAATGCCAGTGGATTTCGACGAGGCTCGAGCGTTCCACGCGTGATCCCAACCTGATTCGTTGCGTTCAAGGATTGCCAGACTTCACGGCCGGAGATGCGATCCATCAGCAGATCGCGATACAGGTTCAGGACACTGGCCAGGTCATCGTTATCTTCGCGGAGAACTTCAACTCGAAAACTGCGTACTCCCCGATTGACCAGTTGCTGAGTGATCTCGGCGGAACTCTGCGGCACCGCATTAAAAAGCGTGTTCCGGCAGCCGACGTCGGCGGCCAACGGATGGTCGATGCCAAGTCGATCACGCAGTTCCACCTGATGAACATCGCAGGGGCGACCGCAGTTTGTCTTGTTCGTCCCCGGAGACAGAACGGAACAAAAGACACAGTGTTCCATGTGAAACATGGGCATATGCTGATGAATGACAACTTCAAGCCATTGCGGCGGAATCACATCAACCAGCGCAAGGAGCTGATCGCGATTCATGTCATAACTGGCGGTCACGCGACGAAGTTGTTTTGACATCAGCCATTGTGCAGAGAGTTCGTTGGTAACATTCAGTGAGAAGTCACCAACCATTGGGACGCCGTTGTCGCCAAAGAACTTCATTCCGCTCAGGTTACGAACCAGCACACCATCAGGTTGTTGCTTATGCATCAGCCGGAAGATGCCCATCTCGCCAGGCTTCTGAATGCGCGGCGTCGCGGTAAAAATCGGCAACTCAGCAGCCTTCGCAAGCTGTATGGCATGGCCGTATTCTCTCAGATCAGCGAAGTCTGCAAATACCTCATGTCGGATTTCGGCATGCCGCCGTCAGTCTTCCGATTGGGCCAGAACCTGAATCAACGATTGCAGCTGAGATATCGTTCGCACAAGAATGCTGAGATTCAGTTGTTCAGATTCCACGGTGCGGGCAGGGAATGTCCTTCTCAGTTGCTCCAGCTGATTCTCCGGCATGAGGCGCTGATTGCTATGGGGAAGACTGGCATCCAGTTGCTCAATCATCAATCGCCGCATTTGCCCCAGTACACTGTGCGGGACCATGGGCTGGCCGGAAATACGGGCATCCAGACCAACTAACTGGTAGATCGTTCCGCCGAGCCTGCCGAGCTGTTCTCTGAGCACCTCGGCCGTCAGGGCGTGTTTGCGAGCGGCTTCGAGCACCTGGTCAGATGAAACATCGCAATGACACCCGGTTCTTGTTTCGCCAACGATCCGCAGCCGCTTTCCGACTTCAGCAATCACCTGGACATTCAGCGGCACGCGGCGTTGGGGGTCCGCGGATTCAAACGTTTTTCGCAACTGCTGGTTGAGTCTGGGATCATCTGTTTTCCAGATCGTCAGGCCCGGACGTAGTTTGCGTGTGTCAATTGCCTTTCGATCGAATGCCAGATCAACAATGCCATTTTCGATGGAGCCCGCTTGAGGGATTCCATGCTGAAAAACCTGATAAACCCGCCCCCCCTGCTCAGTGCCCGCTGCGCGATCCCCTTCAAAGACAACTCCATCACCTGCCGCAATGGAATACTGAAGCCGAACCCGGACTCGATCGCCGTCGACCTGCAGGACTGTCCCCAGCAGAACGCCACGTTTACTGCTGCTGGTCGCAGGCACCAGCATCTTGTGATCACAACCCTTCAGCCACCCGGGACTAAATCCTCGCGAGAACGATTGCTCCATTTCCTGAACCTGGCGCCGACTGAATTCGACAGCCTTGTTTTCTAATGCAACGTCAATTGCCTGACGATAGCTGCGAGTGATATTCGCAACGTACTCCGGTGTCTTCAAACGTCCTTCGATTTTGAAACTGCAGATGCCGGCGTCGATCAGATCGCTGGTGAGTTCCCAGGCCGCCAGATCCTGAGGACTCAGCAGATATTTCTGATCGCCCAAATCCATCAGCTCACCGTCACAGACCAGTTCGTAGGGCAATCGACACGCCTGAGCACACTGACCGCGATTTGCACTGCGGCCTCCCAGCGATTCGCTGGTCAGGCACTGGCCGGAGTACGCGACACAAAGTGCGCCGTGAATAAAAACTTCCAGTGGCATCGACGTGGTTCTGCGAATTACACGAATTTCATCGATGGAGGTTTCTCGCGGAAGAACCACTCGTTCGATACCAAGCTCTTCAGCGACTTCAATACATTCCGCGCTGGTGAGTGTCATCTGGGTGGACGCGTGGAGAGATAAATCGGGACAAGCAGATTTGATGAGTCGCGCAACACCTAGATCCTGAACGAGCACTGCATCCACAGATGACAGAGCAAGTTGCCTCGCAATTCGTTCCACCGTGACCAGTTCGTCTGAAAAGGCCAGTGTGTTCAGTGTGACATAGCCCCTGACACCTCGGCGATGCAGGTACTCCATCAGGTCCGGGATTTGTTCCAGCACGAAATTGACAGCGCGCGCACGGGCGTTGAACCCATCGTCCAGTCCAAGATAAATGGCATCGGCCCCGTTTTCGACAGCCGCACGAACGCAGTCCCAGTCACCGGCTGGCGCGAGAAGTTCGGGGCGATTCGGCATGGGATTTGGTGTTTCGTTCAAAGATGCGGCAAAACGGGGATTGTCAGCGGCCGTTTGCTGCCAATGATGAGAAGTGTGAAACTCGATTATAGAGTGACTATGCGTCGAATCGACGGACTTCCATCAGGACTTTCCAAAGCATTCCGAGAGCTGAACACGTGCATCTGAGGCCTGCGCGGAAGGGAGTCGAATTCCTGCCAGCGTCTGCCTCATGACACGGAAAATCCTTCCACGGGAGTGTTCTTTATTTGTTCCCTGGGGGCGGGGATTCCTTCGTGGGGTGGTTGGAAATCTCTTTTTTGAGTTCACGCACAAGGGTGTGACCTGAAACTGCCTGCATCGATTATGCTTCCGCTGTGTAATTCCAACGAACTCAGGCAGAGTTTGGCGGTCTGGCCTACCGCCGAATAGACATTCCCCCGATGACAAGAGAACGGAACACGAGTTGTGGTTGGCCCTGAAAACGGAAATCCTTTTCCAGAACGATCCTTGGCCGATTTAGAGGAGCTGCTGGTACGATGCGAGAAATCGATCGGCTACAGATTTCGCGACAGCCGCCTGCTGCGCCGCTGCCTCACGCACAGTTCGTCTGCCGAGACTCGTCTCGATTCGAATGAGCGGCTTGAGTTTCTCGGGGATTCCATTCTGGGTTTGGTGATTTGCGATTACCTCTTCCAGTCGTTTCCTGACCTCCGGGAGGGACAACTCACACAGATGAAATCTCAACTTGTGAGCCGTGCGGTATGTGCTCGCGTGGCGGCAAAGCTTGAGTTGCGGGAGTTTATTCTGGTCGGACGCGGGCTGAATTCCATTCCGAATTCCATTCTGGCGGCAGTGGTCGAATCGCTGATTGCTGGAATTTACATCGACGGAGGGCTCGCAGAAGCACGCGAGTTT is a window encoding:
- a CDS encoding phosphotransferase; the encoded protein is MNDSFVIPPSAEDGETAVVARVACLFGVTAESVVAASGGFSGAAVYCVQTADNQRYALKQVQDPSPRSLQRLRWQHELINSAVMLRSVPLPQPLSAATGDIRLHSSHLAFDSLSSTLWTAEPWLPGYPADASAISDRHLTNASHALNEIYTAFSDTVLRTGGNERYRIEFNRSNALKTRIEILRSLLNGELEELLKTMEADPDTTFRHLARTICAALSRHIRRLYEQCCELAAREFRLQPVLKDVWSAHVLFTGSDVTGIIDLDASDTDSICCDLSRLQRSWFGSNIGRIQNWVEVFSSIRPLDKPERQLLSALDGCTVLLSPLNWLRRRRDDLKATENQRLHPLGRKLKTVKEPETPGKLLSTPAPGYPITTASARDSLCSSMIIDRLKRLSGVAEAYESVVF
- a CDS encoding U32 family peptidase translates to MPIFTATPRIQKPGEMGIFRLMHKQQPDGVLVRNLSGMKFFGDNGVPMVGDFSLNVTNELSAQWLMSKQLRRVTASYDMNRDQLLALVDVIPPQWLEVVIHQHMPMFHMEHCVFCSVLSPGTNKTNCGRPCDVHQVELRDRLGIDHPLAADVGCRNTLFNAVPQSSAEITQQLVNRGVRSFRVEVLREDNDDLASVLNLYRDLLMDRISGREVWQSLNATNQVGITRGTLEPRRNPLALL
- a CDS encoding U32 family peptidase, coding for MPNRPELLAPAGDWDCVRAAVENGADAIYLGLDDGFNARARAVNFVLEQIPDLMEYLHRRGVRGYVTLNTLAFSDELVTVERIARQLALSSVDAVLVQDLGVARLIKSACPDLSLHASTQMTLTSAECIEVAEELGIERVVLPRETSIDEIRVIRRTTSMPLEVFIHGALCVAYSGQCLTSESLGGRSANRGQCAQACRLPYELVCDGELMDLGDQKYLLSPQDLAAWELTSDLIDAGICSFKIEGRLKTPEYVANITRSYRQAIDVALENKAVEFSRRQVQEMEQSFSRGFSPGWLKGCDHKMLVPATSSSKRGVLLGTVLQVDGDRVRVRLQYSIAAGDGVVFEGDRAAGTEQGGRVYQVFQHGIPQAGSIENGIVDLAFDRKAIDTRKLRPGLTIWKTDDPRLNQQLRKTFESADPQRRVPLNVQVIAEVGKRLRIVGETRTGCHCDVSSDQVLEAARKHALTAEVLREQLGRLGGTIYQLVGLDARISGQPMVPHSVLGQMRRLMIEQLDASLPHSNQRLMPENQLEQLRRTFPARTVESEQLNLSILVRTISQLQSLIQVLAQSED
- a CDS encoding ParB/RepB/Spo0J family partition protein; protein product: MDNQPHDENSPQTNLKRRLGRGLNALLGSGGEMDGGQSDTAHLPTPGNHTIASDEIAVELIERNPFQPRRDFDQASIDELADSLRRHGVLQPLLVRPKPSGEAGYQIVAGERRWRAAQQVGLDTVPCRVLDFQDQQVSEAALEENLKRQDLNVLEKAQAFKAYLDRFGGTIEDLGRQLSMNRATVSNMMRLLELPDTVQIMLREDKLTGGHAKALLPLSEQQQIELARQIEQEQLSVRRTEEIVREILKSGAAALPSDQNAAPPAEKPQPSNHVLSLQDHLREQLGARIDIKLKKNDAGQIVIHFGGNDDFERIVGQLRKAA
- the rnc gene encoding ribonuclease III, whose translation is MADLEELLVRCEKSIGYRFRDSRLLRRCLTHSSSAETRLDSNERLEFLGDSILGLVICDYLFQSFPDLREGQLTQMKSQLVSRAVCARVAAKLELREFILVGRGLNSIPNSILAAVVESLIAGIYIDGGLAEAREFILRGFEDELTDCQLQETDNYKSQLQEHTQRVSNVTPEYVVTEERGPDHAREFCVAVRIGNTTYSSAWGRSKKEAEQQAARAAMESLADTETSPSQPDSGEPESPDEVSR